One region of Mucilaginibacter gotjawali genomic DNA includes:
- a CDS encoding AAA family ATPase: MISKIEIRNFKSLKKIRFDARQLCILMGLNGMGKSSLIQTILLLRQSRDIYRGNLSLNDYLTEIGKGKDAMYQYSVNETIEFDFEFTEQEPLKWAFKYNPESNYLQSDQNYDFNILNTYSLFNANFQYLRAERIGPQTDYQTSYSEVINDRQIGSDGRLAVHYLNTFGNEKVSDKSLHHPKAKSSVLIHQVDAWLGEITPGVKLNTTEIPGTDKVLLDFQFEAGSLYTSRFRPKNVGFGLSYVLPVIVALLSTKQDKLLIIENPESHIHPRGQSELGKLIALSAQSGTQCIIETHSDHILNGIRVAIKEKLVEKSNVGISYFERITENEEQFTKMISIKVDENGELSDYPKNFLDEWSNQLLKLI, from the coding sequence ATGATTTCAAAAATTGAAATAAGAAATTTCAAATCTTTAAAAAAGATAAGGTTCGATGCTAGGCAGTTATGTATATTGATGGGGTTGAATGGAATGGGCAAATCTTCGCTTATTCAAACTATATTGCTGCTTAGGCAAAGCAGGGACATATATAGAGGAAATCTTAGTTTAAACGATTATTTAACTGAAATCGGTAAAGGCAAAGATGCGATGTACCAATATAGTGTCAATGAAACAATTGAATTCGACTTCGAATTTACAGAACAAGAACCATTAAAATGGGCTTTTAAATATAATCCTGAAAGCAATTATCTGCAAAGTGATCAAAATTATGATTTTAATATTCTAAATACCTATTCGTTATTCAATGCCAACTTTCAATATCTACGGGCAGAGCGCATAGGGCCTCAGACTGACTATCAAACATCATATTCGGAAGTGATAAATGATAGACAGATTGGATCAGACGGAAGACTTGCAGTACATTATTTAAATACTTTCGGGAACGAAAAAGTTAGCGACAAGTCCTTACATCATCCGAAAGCAAAATCGAGTGTATTAATTCATCAAGTTGATGCGTGGTTAGGTGAGATAACACCTGGCGTGAAACTTAATACAACTGAAATTCCCGGTACAGATAAGGTCTTGTTAGATTTTCAATTCGAAGCGGGATCTTTATATACAAGCCGTTTTAGACCAAAGAATGTCGGTTTTGGATTGTCATATGTTCTTCCTGTGATTGTGGCTTTACTATCCACGAAACAAGATAAACTTCTTATAATCGAGAACCCAGAATCTCACATTCATCCAAGAGGGCAGTCTGAATTAGGAAAACTAATTGCGTTGTCCGCGCAATCAGGTACCCAGTGCATAATTGAAACACATAGCGACCATATTTTAAATGGAATCCGTGTTGCAATAAAAGAGAAACTAGTCGAGAAGAGTAACGTAGGTATCTCCTATTTCGAAAGAATTACAGAAAATGAAGAACAATTTACAAAAATGATTTCTATTAAGGTAGACGAAAATGGAGAGTTAAGTGACTATCCTAAA